GGGGTGCAGTAAATATGGGAATCGTTCTGGGTAATAGGGCCGCGCACACGGATAAGCCCAGTAAGGGTACCGGACAACTCGTTGCGGTAAATGCCGCCTGCTTCAGCCAGTTTTAGCGGAAGGTCGCGGTAACTGGTCACCAGCTTCTCCATAATCATATGGTGGTGCGGGCAGTTCATTGGCTTGAGGTAGAATTTCTTCCCCTCTTCATCGGTCAAGGAGAACATGTCCTCACTGTAGTACTGGGCATGGCCCGAGCGGATGTAGAGGTTTTCGTGGGCTAAGACCGGGGTGGCAACATACTGGTACCCAAGTGCCTCTTCTTTTTTGCGCATGTACTCTTGCAGGAGGTACTTGATGGTCTCGCCACGCGGCAACCAGAGCGGCAGGCCTGGCCCCACTTCTTCAGAAATCATGTAGATGCCAAGCTGCGGACCCAGCACACGATGGTCGCGCTTCTTAGCCTCCTCCATCATTTGGATGTAGTTGGAAAGCTCCTGCTCAGATTCAAACGCCAACCCATAGATGCGCTGGAGCATAGGGCGCTTTTCATCGCCACGCCAATAGGCACCGGAGACATGGGAAAGCTTGAAGCAGCCGTCAGGAATTTCATTGGTGGCGGCAACGTGCGGGCCTTTGCAGAGGTCTACAAAACTGCCGGA
The nucleotide sequence above comes from Verrucomicrobiia bacterium. Encoded proteins:
- a CDS encoding threonine--tRNA ligase, encoding MNEVSPEQLHKVRHSLSHILAMAVLEVFPEAKLAIGPAIDNGFYYDFDLPRPVTPDDLTDLQTRMERLVKEHVEFTVKSYSIEEGLAMVAGQPYKEELIRDLAAAGETEVSFYRSGSFVDLCKGPHVAATNEIPDGCFKLSHVSGAYWRGDEKRPMLQRIYGLAFESEQELSNYIQMMEEAKKRDHRVLGPQLGIYMISEEVGPGLPLWLPRGETIKYLLQEYMRKKEEALGYQYVATPVLAHENLYIRSGHAQYYSEDMFSLTDEEGKKFYLKPMNCPHHHMIMEKLVTSYRDLPLKLAEAGGIYRNELSGTLTGLIRVRGPITQNDSHIYCTP